A region of Gloeocapsa sp. PCC 73106 DNA encodes the following proteins:
- a CDS encoding acylphosphatase, producing MDSQSEERICAHVVISGRVQGVGYRFFTHQQARNLKIKGWVRNLPNSGVEAVFEGDRASVDKIIYWCRTGPPEAVVKDISVKFCPSQGRETFEIIYW from the coding sequence ATGGATTCTCAGTCCGAGGAAAGGATCTGCGCTCACGTTGTAATTTCAGGTAGAGTTCAAGGTGTGGGCTATCGTTTTTTTACCCATCAACAGGCGCGCAATTTGAAGATCAAGGGTTGGGTCCGTAATTTGCCCAACAGTGGGGTTGAAGCGGTTTTTGAGGGCGATCGCGCTTCTGTAGATAAGATTATTTATTGGTGTCGTACTGGTCCACCTGAGGCTGTGGTCAAGGATATCAGTGTGAAGTTTTGTCCATCTCAAGGTAGGGAAACTTTTGAAATCATCTACTGGTGA
- a CDS encoding photosystem II S4 domain protein translates to MLPRAEILKRVENREEIARILDLSEQAWKTWSIVLTDFLSPTILVEALPLFTDLTELHCLAWGGYPQAERQRLGLGRTEVPIDTEVVELAVLKIEGNFLFDVATHRDFLGAILGTGIVRDKIGDIIVLGERGAQVIVVPEMVDFLCGTVVQVRSVSVQTKPIAVGELKITPAKTKEIQTVEASMRLDAIASAGFGLSRSKMAEAISSGDVRVNWKEVSSPSYQLHSGDLISFQGKGRLQVGEVAITKKERYRVQLTRYL, encoded by the coding sequence ATGTTACCCCGAGCAGAAATCTTAAAAAGAGTCGAAAATCGCGAGGAGATCGCCCGCATTCTGGATCTGTCTGAGCAAGCTTGGAAAACTTGGTCAATAGTACTTACCGATTTTCTCTCTCCTACCATTTTAGTAGAAGCATTACCTCTATTTACCGATTTGACTGAGTTACACTGTTTAGCCTGGGGGGGATATCCTCAAGCAGAGCGCCAGCGTCTGGGTTTAGGAAGAACGGAAGTACCTATAGATACAGAAGTAGTAGAATTAGCTGTTTTAAAAATTGAAGGTAACTTTTTGTTCGATGTGGCCACCCACAGGGACTTTCTGGGGGCTATCTTGGGTACGGGCATAGTTAGAGACAAAATCGGGGATATCATCGTCTTGGGAGAAAGAGGCGCTCAGGTGATTGTTGTACCGGAAATGGTGGATTTCTTGTGTGGAACTGTGGTACAAGTGCGATCAGTTTCTGTGCAAACTAAGCCTATAGCAGTCGGTGAGCTCAAAATTACTCCGGCGAAAACTAAAGAGATTCAGACGGTGGAGGCTTCTATGCGTTTAGATGCGATCGCCTCGGCGGGATTTGGTTTGTCTCGGAGTAAAATGGCTGAAGCGATCAGCTCTGGAGATGTGCGCGTCAATTGGAAAGAAGTCAGTAGCCCTAGTTACCAACTGCATTCAGGGGATCTGATTTCTTTTCAGGGAAAAGGCAGATTACAGGTTGGAGAAGTGGCGATTACGAAAAAGGAACGCTACCGTGTGCAACTAACTCGCTATTTATAA
- the acpP gene encoding acyl carrier protein, with protein sequence MSQEIFDRVKKVVIEKLEVEPEQVKAESNFANDLGADSLDQVELIMALEEEFDIEVSDEAAEQLDTVGKVVEHISEKAPV encoded by the coding sequence ATGAGCCAAGAAATTTTTGACCGAGTAAAAAAGGTAGTAATCGAAAAATTAGAGGTAGAACCAGAGCAAGTCAAAGCAGAATCTAACTTCGCCAACGATTTAGGTGCAGACTCTCTAGACCAAGTAGAATTAATTATGGCTTTAGAAGAAGAATTTGACATAGAAGTAAGCGATGAAGCAGCAGAGCAACTCGATACCGTAGGAAAAGTAGTAGAGCATATTAGCGAAAAAGCACCAGTGTAA
- a CDS encoding glucose-1-phosphate adenylyltransferase, with amino-acid sequence MKRVLAIILGGGAGTRLYPLTKLRAKPAVPLAGKYRLIDIPVSNCINSEISKIYVLTQFNSASLNRHLSRTYNFSSFSEGFVEVLAAQQTVENPSWFQGTADAVRQYLWLFREWDIDEYLILSGDHLYRMNYAEFIERHRDTKADITLSVVPIDEKRASSFGLMKIDDNGRIVDFSEKPKGEALKQMQVDTTVLGLTPEEAQKSPYIASMGIYVFNKKVMADLLEYSPEQTDFGKEIIPSAANKYNLQAFLFQDYWEDIGTIESFYEANLALTQQPLPPFSFYDEKAPIYTRSRYLPPTKLLDCHVTESMIGEGCIIKQCHINHSVLGIRSLIETNCIIEDTLIMGADYYEPFLERQENLQHGKIPVGIGKNSIIRRAIVDKNARIGSNVQIINKDRVEEANREEQGFFIRSGIVVILKNAVITDNTVI; translated from the coding sequence ATGAAAAGAGTTTTAGCGATTATTCTAGGAGGAGGCGCAGGTACTCGTCTCTATCCACTAACCAAGCTGCGCGCCAAACCCGCGGTACCTTTAGCCGGAAAGTATCGTCTCATTGATATACCCGTCAGTAACTGCATCAACTCAGAAATTAGCAAAATTTACGTTCTAACTCAATTTAACTCAGCTTCCTTAAATCGCCACTTAAGCCGCACCTATAACTTTTCTAGCTTTAGTGAAGGCTTTGTCGAAGTATTAGCCGCCCAACAAACCGTAGAAAATCCTAGTTGGTTCCAAGGAACAGCAGACGCGGTGCGACAGTATCTTTGGCTATTTAGAGAATGGGATATTGACGAATATCTTATCCTCTCAGGCGATCATCTCTATCGCATGAACTATGCTGAGTTCATTGAGCGTCACCGAGATACTAAAGCCGATATTACCCTCTCGGTGGTTCCCATCGACGAAAAACGTGCCTCAAGCTTTGGCTTAATGAAAATTGACGACAATGGTAGAATAGTAGACTTTTCCGAAAAGCCCAAAGGAGAAGCACTCAAACAGATGCAAGTAGATACCACCGTACTGGGTTTAACTCCAGAAGAAGCACAAAAAAGTCCTTATATTGCTTCCATGGGTATCTACGTCTTTAACAAAAAAGTCATGGCAGATTTGTTGGAATATAGTCCAGAACAAACTGATTTCGGAAAAGAGATTATCCCCTCCGCGGCTAATAAATACAATCTGCAAGCCTTCTTATTTCAAGACTATTGGGAAGATATCGGAACCATCGAATCATTCTATGAAGCTAATCTGGCTCTAACTCAGCAGCCTTTGCCTCCTTTTAGCTTTTATGACGAAAAAGCTCCCATTTACACCCGTTCTCGTTATTTACCTCCCACCAAACTCCTAGATTGCCATGTCACTGAATCTATGATTGGAGAAGGATGCATCATCAAGCAGTGTCACATTAATCACTCGGTTTTAGGAATTCGTAGCTTAATTGAAACTAATTGCATTATAGAAGATACCCTAATTATGGGGGCTGACTATTACGAACCTTTCCTAGAGCGGCAAGAAAATTTACAACATGGTAAAATACCAGTAGGTATCGGTAAAAATAGCATCATTCGTCGTGCTATTGTCGATAAAAACGCTCGCATCGGTAGCAACGTTCAGATTATTAACAAAGATCGCGTAGAAGAAGCCAACCGTGAAGAACAAGGGTTTTTTATCCGTAGTGGTATTGTCGTAATCTTGAAAAACGCAGTAATTACTGACAATACGGTTATCTGA
- a CDS encoding triacylglycerol lipase — protein sequence MNPVVLIHGLNDTVTVFEQMADYLTSLGWSVYRLNLNPNRGNQKLEILAQQVQYYIETTFKPEQSIDLVGFSMGGIVTRYYLQRLGGINRVKRYINIGTPNQGTVTAYLLPNQGICQMRPDCTFLKELNQDRQELLKNLRVTTLWSDYDLMIVPARSSRMGIGKEQQIPVLFHSWLLSDRRVLKALAEALSEPLDD from the coding sequence ATTAATCCTGTTGTGCTAATTCACGGTCTCAACGACACAGTAACCGTCTTTGAGCAAATGGCTGATTATTTAACTAGTTTAGGTTGGTCGGTATACAGATTAAATTTAAATCCCAATAGGGGTAACCAAAAACTCGAGATTCTAGCCCAGCAGGTACAATATTATATAGAAACAACCTTTAAACCTGAGCAAAGCATTGATTTAGTTGGTTTTAGCATGGGTGGAATCGTGACTAGATACTATCTGCAGCGATTGGGAGGAATTAACAGGGTTAAGCGCTATATTAATATTGGTACGCCCAACCAAGGGACGGTAACGGCTTATCTTTTACCCAACCAAGGAATCTGTCAAATGCGCCCAGACTGTACTTTTCTTAAGGAATTGAACCAAGATCGCCAGGAACTGCTCAAAAACCTCCGGGTAACTACTCTATGGAGTGACTACGATTTGATGATCGTCCCTGCTAGAAGCAGTCGGATGGGTATAGGTAAAGAACAACAAATACCAGTTTTATTTCATTCTTGGTTATTAAGCGATCGCCGGGTATTAAAAGCGCTAGCTGAAGCACTATCGGAACCTCTGGATGATTAG
- a CDS encoding IctB family putative bicarbonate transporter, producing the protein MNFVSDDWIRASLTGRLIGSLASWKESSWVWRWSKPLGALLLALVLGLAPFVSNGIVGLLLVGVGFFWLVLTLCEREKIDSGGIAQLVFLYWAIATVATAFSPVKTAALDGWIKLTLYLMMFALSAQVLRSPRLCSWLITIFLHTSLIVSIYGVRQRIFGADALATWNDPDSPLAQSTRVYSYLGNPNLLAGYLLGAIALSLGAIFVWRGWWGKALAVTIFVLNSACLYFTSSRGGWLALAGLLVTFFCFLYYWYFQFLPQWGRLWIIPIVPSAIALTGTIAFFRVESLRLRLLSIFAGREDSSNNFRLNVWGAVIEMIRDYPILGIGPGNQAFNEIYPLYMRPNFTSLGAYSIYLEMTVEMGLIGLASFLVLIATIFYRGLTNLQRLNLTRCVRGFWLMGAMAGLVGMLVQGLVDVIWYRPQVNTIWWFLVAIVASFGVITPSRD; encoded by the coding sequence ATGAATTTTGTGAGTGATGATTGGATTCGTGCTAGTTTAACGGGTCGTTTGATTGGCAGTTTGGCAAGTTGGAAAGAAAGCTCTTGGGTGTGGCGATGGTCGAAACCTTTGGGGGCTTTATTGTTAGCTTTAGTATTAGGATTGGCTCCTTTTGTTTCTAATGGGATTGTGGGATTGTTGTTAGTAGGGGTCGGGTTTTTCTGGCTGGTATTAACCCTGTGTGAGAGGGAAAAGATCGATAGTGGGGGAATCGCTCAACTAGTGTTTTTGTATTGGGCGATCGCCACGGTAGCTACTGCTTTTTCTCCGGTAAAAACAGCGGCTTTAGATGGGTGGATCAAGCTAACTCTTTACTTAATGATGTTTGCTCTAAGTGCGCAAGTGCTTCGTTCTCCTCGTTTATGTTCTTGGTTAATTACTATATTCCTACATACATCTTTAATAGTAAGTATATATGGAGTACGGCAGCGAATTTTTGGAGCAGATGCTCTAGCGACTTGGAATGACCCCGATTCCCCTCTAGCTCAAAGTACGCGAGTTTATAGTTATCTGGGCAATCCTAATTTACTAGCGGGGTATTTATTAGGAGCGATCGCCCTAAGTTTGGGTGCGATTTTCGTTTGGAGAGGTTGGTGGGGGAAAGCATTAGCAGTAACGATATTTGTGCTTAATTCAGCTTGTCTGTACTTTACCTCTAGTCGTGGGGGGTGGTTAGCATTGGCGGGGTTATTGGTGACTTTTTTCTGCTTCCTGTACTATTGGTATTTTCAATTTCTTCCTCAATGGGGTCGTCTTTGGATCATTCCTATAGTGCCGAGTGCGATCGCACTTACGGGTACAATTGCTTTTTTCCGGGTAGAATCTTTGCGTCTGCGTTTATTGAGTATTTTTGCAGGAAGAGAAGATAGTAGTAATAATTTTCGTCTCAACGTCTGGGGTGCTGTAATAGAGATGATTCGAGATTACCCTATATTGGGAATAGGACCAGGAAATCAAGCCTTTAACGAGATTTATCCCCTGTATATGCGTCCTAATTTTACCTCTTTGGGGGCTTACTCGATTTATCTAGAAATGACGGTGGAAATGGGTTTGATTGGGCTAGCTAGTTTTTTAGTGTTGATAGCTACAATCTTCTACCGAGGTCTTACCAATCTACAACGGCTAAATCTTACGCGTTGTGTGAGAGGATTCTGGTTAATGGGGGCTATGGCGGGTTTAGTGGGTATGTTGGTGCAGGGACTAGTGGATGTGATCTGGTATCGTCCCCAAGTTAATACTATCTGGTGGTTTTTGGTGGCAATTGTCGCTAGTTTTGGTGTGATTACTCCGTCGCGGGATTAA
- the smpB gene encoding SsrA-binding protein SmpB yields MSQNQEVIKIVSDNRQARFLYEILETYEAGVQLTGTEVKSIRAGKVNLRDGYGLIRNGEAWLINIHISGYEASGAYFNHEPRRSRKLLLHRREISKLIGQIEQKGLTLVPLKMYIKGNWIKISLGLGKGKKLHDKRETIKRREDQRDMERALKR; encoded by the coding sequence ATGAGTCAAAACCAAGAAGTAATTAAAATTGTCAGCGATAATCGTCAAGCCCGCTTTTTATACGAAATTTTAGAAACCTACGAAGCAGGAGTACAACTAACGGGAACAGAAGTCAAATCAATTCGCGCAGGAAAAGTTAATCTACGAGATGGTTATGGTTTAATTCGTAACGGTGAAGCTTGGTTGATTAATATTCACATCTCCGGGTATGAAGCCAGTGGAGCTTATTTTAATCATGAACCGCGCCGCAGTCGCAAGTTACTATTACATCGTCGCGAAATCAGTAAATTAATCGGTCAAATCGAACAAAAGGGTTTGACTCTCGTCCCGTTGAAAATGTATATCAAAGGCAATTGGATCAAAATTAGTCTCGGTTTAGGTAAAGGTAAAAAACTCCACGACAAACGGGAAACTATTAAGAGACGTGAAGATCAAAGAGACATGGAGCGAGCTTTAAAGCGTTAA
- a CDS encoding GAF domain-containing protein, which translates to MNNADQRLFSYEREQERLNILKKLNLLTPETIPVCEEATQMVARFLEIPICFLGLMLSDHLWLKSTLGLAKLGFMNPLAQERRIWRQDSFCAHVIDSEQCLIIEDTLVNPLYADLSLVKDYGIRSYLGTPLITSTGHCLGTLAVMDLVPHQFSLKNQEFLALTARWCLRELETKYFCQHQVDFKTGVKNIIDIFQVKFFQEITEKLRAPLTSVIGMSSVLKNQNYGPLNEKQQNYLEIIHKSGYSLASLIESIEELNLESEDLQQVKLSPTAPSMVAQDIIIRLKNWIDLEILSEKNEFLYLLDQKKLRQTLYYLSLSFLEVKDNRYQLNMSISYQKKTIDIAISLVNNQQPGTNFWLGQKQELELLWQGRKLKASSLAKIIQETEHFKDYYTQLLELFLSCYLAELQEGEILVQSCQDFHYQYILKLPKILAT; encoded by the coding sequence ATGAATAACGCTGATCAACGGCTCTTTTCCTATGAAAGAGAGCAAGAACGTTTGAATATCTTAAAAAAACTCAATTTACTTACACCGGAAACTATTCCTGTTTGTGAAGAGGCGACTCAAATGGTTGCTCGTTTTCTAGAAATCCCTATTTGTTTTCTAGGCTTAATGCTCAGTGATCATCTTTGGCTCAAGTCGACGTTAGGTTTAGCTAAATTGGGGTTTATGAATCCTCTTGCACAAGAGCGCAGAATTTGGAGACAAGATTCTTTTTGTGCTCATGTGATTGATAGTGAGCAATGCTTAATTATTGAAGATACTCTAGTTAATCCTTTATATGCTGATCTCTCACTGGTTAAAGATTATGGTATTCGTTCCTATTTAGGTACTCCCCTGATTACTAGTACGGGGCATTGTTTAGGTACTTTAGCGGTAATGGATTTAGTTCCCCATCAATTTAGCCTCAAGAATCAAGAATTTTTAGCCTTGACGGCTAGATGGTGTTTGCGAGAGCTAGAAACTAAGTATTTTTGTCAACATCAAGTAGATTTCAAAACGGGTGTTAAAAATATAATTGATATTTTTCAAGTCAAATTTTTCCAGGAAATTACCGAAAAGTTGCGCGCGCCTTTGACTAGTGTGATTGGGATGTCTAGTGTTTTAAAAAATCAAAACTATGGTCCTTTAAATGAGAAACAGCAAAACTATCTAGAAATAATTCATAAAAGTGGTTATAGCCTGGCTTCCCTGATAGAATCTATAGAAGAGCTCAATTTAGAGTCTGAGGATTTACAACAGGTAAAGCTAAGTCCCACAGCTCCAAGTATGGTGGCTCAAGATATAATTATTCGTTTAAAAAATTGGATTGATTTAGAGATTTTAAGCGAAAAAAATGAATTTCTGTATTTACTAGATCAAAAAAAGTTGCGCCAGACTCTTTACTATTTATCATTAAGTTTTTTAGAAGTTAAAGATAATAGATATCAATTAAATATGAGTATTTCTTATCAAAAGAAAACTATTGATATAGCTATTAGTTTAGTTAATAACCAACAACCAGGGACAAATTTTTGGCTTGGGCAAAAACAAGAACTAGAGCTATTGTGGCAAGGTCGTAAGCTAAAAGCGAGCAGCTTAGCGAAGATAATCCAAGAAACGGAACATTTTAAAGATTATTATACTCAACTGCTAGAATTGTTCTTAAGTTGCTATTTAGCGGAATTACAAGAGGGGGAAATTTTGGTTCAGAGTTGTCAAGATTTCCATTATCAGTATATCTTGAAGTTACCGAAAATATTGGCAACATAG
- a CDS encoding VOC family protein, with protein MNSSLLFHLAIPINDTVKAKTFYHQGLGCDLGRENASAIIFNFHGHQLVAHMTKQALVPQSGIYPRHFGLIFANEVDWSNLLTRANAQSLQFYQQPKLRFPGEFTEHRTFFLEDPFYNLLEFKYYRHHEAVFGGRELNAIGDR; from the coding sequence ATGAATTCTTCTCTTTTGTTCCATCTCGCTATTCCTATCAATGATACTGTGAAAGCCAAGACTTTTTATCATCAAGGTTTAGGTTGCGATCTTGGTAGAGAAAATGCCAGTGCGATTATTTTTAATTTCCATGGTCATCAGTTAGTGGCTCATATGACTAAACAAGCATTAGTTCCCCAGTCAGGTATATACCCCCGACACTTTGGTTTAATTTTTGCTAATGAAGTTGATTGGTCCAACCTCTTGACTAGAGCAAACGCTCAATCTCTGCAGTTTTATCAACAGCCGAAACTGCGTTTTCCCGGAGAATTCACCGAACACCGCACCTTTTTCCTAGAAGATCCTTTTTATAATCTCCTTGAATTTAAGTACTACCGTCACCATGAGGCAGTTTTTGGAGGAAGGGAACTTAATGCCATAGGCGATCGCTAA
- a CDS encoding CoB--CoM heterodisulfide reductase iron-sulfur subunit B family protein yields MLQYAYFPGCVAQGACRELYLSTDALTKALGIELIELKQAACCGSGTYKEDSQLLEDTVNARNLALAESLNLPMMTHCSTCQGVIGHVDERLKAAQRDDPAYLAEVNSFLSREQCHAYRGSTEVKHLLWVLVGDYGLEALSAKVTRQLQGLNCAAFYGCYLLRGQKHLPYDNPFAPESLENVFRTVGANPIYYQGRTQCCGWPLSSYATTQSFQMAGKHLAEAKAAGADCLVTPCPLCHLNLDSRQPEVEKVTGQDLGLPVLHLPQLVGLALGIPPEKLGLDRHVVSTRPVLTKLGIK; encoded by the coding sequence ATGCTTCAATACGCTTATTTTCCAGGCTGTGTCGCCCAAGGTGCTTGTCGGGAACTGTATTTATCTACGGATGCTTTAACTAAGGCTTTGGGTATTGAGTTGATCGAACTCAAACAGGCAGCGTGCTGTGGCTCTGGTACCTACAAAGAGGATTCTCAATTATTGGAAGATACTGTCAACGCTCGTAATCTGGCTTTGGCTGAATCTCTTAATCTACCCATGATGACTCATTGTAGTACTTGTCAGGGGGTTATTGGTCACGTAGATGAGCGACTCAAAGCGGCTCAACGGGATGATCCTGCTTATTTAGCTGAAGTTAATAGTTTTCTGAGTCGGGAACAATGTCATGCCTACCGCGGTTCGACGGAGGTTAAACATTTACTTTGGGTTTTGGTAGGAGATTATGGTTTGGAGGCTTTATCAGCTAAAGTAACGCGTCAACTCCAAGGTCTCAATTGCGCGGCTTTCTACGGTTGTTATTTGCTGCGGGGACAAAAGCACTTACCCTATGATAATCCTTTTGCTCCTGAGTCTTTAGAAAATGTCTTTCGCACGGTTGGGGCTAACCCAATTTACTATCAGGGTAGAACCCAGTGTTGTGGTTGGCCCCTTTCTAGCTACGCTACAACCCAGTCTTTTCAGATGGCAGGTAAACATCTAGCTGAAGCGAAAGCAGCTGGGGCTGATTGTCTGGTCACTCCTTGTCCTTTGTGTCATCTCAATTTAGATTCAAGACAACCAGAGGTAGAAAAAGTTACCGGACAGGATCTTGGGTTACCTGTTTTACATTTACCTCAATTAGTCGGTCTAGCTTTGGGTATCCCTCCAGAAAAGTTGGGTTTAGACCGTCACGTTGTTTCGACTCGACCAGTTTTAACTAAATTAGGGATCAAGTAA
- the fabF gene encoding beta-ketoacyl-ACP synthase II, giving the protein MTNLQLKRVVVTGLGAITPIGNNLTEYWEGLLSGRSGIGTITLFDASQHACKIAGEVKGFDPNEYIDRKEAKRMDRFSQFAVAASQQALADAGLVINDLNGEQVGAAIGTGIGGLQVLETQHEICLTRGPSRCSPFMIPMMIANMAAAQVAIQTGARGPNACPVTACAAGSHAIGDAYRLIQRGYVKAMICGGTEAAITPLSVAGFSSAKALSLRNEAPTEASRPFDRDRDGFVMGEGSGILILEELEQALVRSAPIYAEIVGYGLSCDAYHMTAPAPEGRGATRSMELALADAALKPEEVDYINAHGTSTHANDINETKAIKKTFGQHAYQLAISSTKSMTGHLLGGSGGIEAVAAVMAIHQGQIPPTINLHNLDPECDLDYVPFKSRSQTVEVALSNSFGFGGNNATLIFKKY; this is encoded by the coding sequence ATGACCAATTTACAACTGAAACGAGTTGTGGTAACGGGACTAGGTGCAATTACCCCCATCGGCAACAACCTCACGGAATACTGGGAAGGCTTACTAAGTGGTCGGAGCGGTATAGGAACGATCACGTTATTCGATGCCTCGCAACACGCGTGTAAGATTGCAGGAGAAGTCAAAGGATTTGATCCCAACGAATACATCGATCGCAAAGAAGCCAAGCGGATGGATCGCTTCTCTCAATTCGCCGTAGCAGCGAGTCAACAAGCTCTAGCCGACGCGGGATTGGTAATTAATGACCTCAACGGGGAACAGGTGGGAGCAGCCATAGGGACAGGAATAGGAGGACTACAAGTTTTAGAAACTCAACACGAGATCTGCTTAACACGCGGACCTAGTAGATGCAGTCCTTTTATGATACCCATGATGATCGCCAATATGGCAGCAGCACAAGTAGCAATTCAAACGGGAGCGAGAGGTCCCAACGCCTGCCCAGTGACAGCTTGCGCCGCGGGTTCTCACGCTATCGGAGACGCGTATCGTTTGATACAAAGAGGTTACGTCAAAGCGATGATCTGTGGTGGAACCGAAGCCGCGATTACCCCTCTGTCCGTAGCCGGTTTTAGCTCAGCCAAAGCCCTGTCCCTAAGGAACGAAGCACCAACCGAAGCAAGTAGACCCTTTGACCGCGATCGCGATGGCTTCGTCATGGGAGAAGGCAGCGGTATACTCATTCTCGAAGAACTAGAACAAGCTCTAGTTAGGAGCGCCCCAATCTACGCAGAAATAGTAGGTTATGGTCTCAGTTGTGATGCTTATCACATGACAGCCCCCGCCCCAGAAGGTCGAGGCGCCACTCGTTCCATGGAATTAGCCTTAGCCGACGCCGCTCTAAAACCCGAGGAAGTAGACTACATCAACGCTCACGGTACAAGTACCCACGCCAACGACATCAACGAAACCAAAGCGATCAAAAAAACCTTTGGTCAACACGCCTATCAGTTAGCCATAAGCTCAACTAAATCCATGACAGGACATCTCCTCGGAGGTTCCGGAGGAATAGAAGCGGTGGCCGCGGTAATGGCGATTCACCAAGGTCAAATACCACCCACCATTAATCTACACAATCTGGATCCAGAATGTGATTTAGATTACGTTCCCTTCAAAAGCCGCTCTCAAACAGTAGAAGTAGCTTTATCCAACTCTTTTGGATTTGGTGGCAATAATGCAACCTTAATCTTCAAAAAATATTAA